In Canis lupus familiaris isolate Mischka breed German Shepherd chromosome 9, alternate assembly UU_Cfam_GSD_1.0, whole genome shotgun sequence, a single window of DNA contains:
- the KRT222 gene encoding keratin-like protein KRT222 (The RefSeq protein has 1 substitution compared to this genomic sequence), translating to MELSQLLNEIRANYEKLLTRNQIETVLSTRIQLEEDMSKKMDKDEEALKAAQAELKEARRQWQHLQVEIESLQAVERGLENSLHASEQHYQMQLQDLEAVIEGLEKELQEVRRGIEKQLQEHEMLLNTKMRLEQEIATYRRLLEKEEIRYYGCIQGEKKEQKPTTSRVGFVLPSAIINEISFSTKLPQKYENEKVETVTKQAILNGNIVKESTEAHGTIQTEKVDEVIKEWEGSFFKDNPRLRKKSVSLRFDLHLAATDEGCLQTKQDNLPDIEVRLIMRRSCSIPSIKPPSTAN from the exons ATGGAGCTGTCCCAGCTACTCAATGAGATCAGGGCAAACTATGAAAAGCTCCTCACCAGAAATCAGATAGAGACCGTGCTCTCAACAAGGATCCAG CTAGAAGAAGATATGAgcaaaaaaatggacaaagacgAAGAGGCTTTAAAGGCAGCGCAAGCAGAACTCAAAGAAGCTCGGCGCCAGTGGCAGCACCTGCAAGTGGAAATTGAATCTCTCCAGGCGGTG GAAAGGGGCCTTGAAAACTCCCTACATGCCAGCGAGCAACATTACCAGATGCAGTTGCAAGACCTAGAGGCCGTGATTGAAGGACTAGAGAAAGAACTACAGGAAGTAAGGCGTGGCATCGAAAAGCAGCTTCAAGAGCACGAGATGCTTCTCAACACAAAGATGAGGCTAGAACAAGAAATCGCCACTTATCGCCGCCtcctagaaaaggaagaaatcag ATATTATGGTTGTATCCAaggtgagaaaaaagaacaaaaacctaCAACAAGTagagttggttttgttttaccTTCAG ccattataaatgaaatatctttttcaacAAAACTCCCACAAAAGTATGAGAATGAAAAAGTGGAAACAGTGACCAAACAGGCAATACTAAATGGAAATATTGTGAAGGAAAGCACTGAGGCTCGTGGCACTATCca gACAGAGAAAGTGGATGAAGTTATTAAAGAATGGGAAGGCTCCTTCTTTAAAGATAACCCTCGATTAAGGAAAAAATCAGTTTCTCTTCGATTTGATCTTCATTTAGCAGCCACTGATGAAGGGTGTTTACAGACTAAGCAGGATAATCTACCAGATATAGAAGTCAGGCTTATCATGAGAAGATCATGCAGTATCCCCTCTATCAAACCTCCATCAACAGCTAATTAA